Proteins found in one Agaribacterium sp. ZY112 genomic segment:
- a CDS encoding GFA family protein, with protein sequence MKGACLCGCVSFQLAISDLKIYQCHCEQCRKQTGTASSCGSVIKEQNFKWLSGQDNISRWQKQSGFTSHFCSTCGSSVANKFRGRPYYWVPVGLLESDNIDVVINIFSCEKAAWSKVDDSENTYKTKPSVETLLTLLGADV encoded by the coding sequence ATGAAGGGCGCTTGTTTATGCGGCTGCGTGTCGTTTCAGTTGGCGATATCAGACCTTAAGATTTATCAATGCCACTGCGAGCAATGCAGAAAGCAAACAGGTACGGCCTCTAGTTGCGGCTCGGTGATTAAAGAGCAAAATTTTAAGTGGTTGTCCGGGCAGGACAATATCAGTAGGTGGCAAAAGCAGAGTGGTTTTACTTCCCACTTTTGCAGCACATGTGGCTCGTCGGTAGCTAATAAGTTTAGAGGTCGGCCCTATTATTGGGTGCCTGTAGGTTTATTGGAAAGTGATAATATCGATGTGGTGATTAATATTTTTAGTTGCGAGAAAGCTGCTTGGAGTAAAGTCGATGACAGTGAAAACACTTATAAGACAAAACCTTCTGTTGAAACCCTGTTGACTCTTCTTGGTGCCGACGTTTAG
- a CDS encoding cation transporter, with protein MSGCCDGGCSANAMRDKRQCGTLKIVLLINACMFVAVVAAALLSKSTALLADSLDNLGDALTYGLSLYAVSRGARLKAQVALFKGALILAAALFVAGQIIYRIWVPSVPTYELMGVFSLLGLVANSTCLALLWRHRNEDVNMSSVWECSRNDIASNLSVFIAAAAVWLTGSGWPDIFVAMCLVVLLLRSAFRVLSSALKELQQAS; from the coding sequence ATGAGTGGTTGTTGTGATGGTGGCTGTTCCGCTAACGCAATGCGCGATAAGCGCCAGTGCGGAACCTTAAAAATCGTTTTGCTTATCAATGCTTGTATGTTTGTTGCGGTTGTTGCTGCGGCCTTATTAAGCAAGTCAACGGCATTGCTTGCCGACAGCCTAGATAACCTAGGTGATGCCCTAACTTATGGTTTAAGTCTGTATGCGGTTAGTCGTGGGGCTCGCTTAAAAGCTCAAGTTGCCCTTTTTAAAGGGGCTTTAATCTTAGCGGCAGCCCTATTTGTTGCTGGGCAAATTATTTATCGAATATGGGTGCCTAGCGTACCGACCTATGAGCTGATGGGAGTGTTTAGCCTACTTGGGCTTGTAGCAAACTCTACATGTTTGGCTTTACTTTGGCGCCATCGAAATGAAGACGTCAATATGAGTTCTGTTTGGGAATGCTCCCGTAATGATATCGCCTCTAATTTGTCGGTATTTATTGCTGCGGCTGCAGTGTGGCTAACCGGCTCGGGCTGGCCTGATATTTTTGTGGCTATGTGTTTGGTGGTTTTATTGCTTCGCTCAGCGTTTCGTGTGCTTTCCTCAGCACTTAAAGAATTACAGCAGGCTTCTTAA
- a CDS encoding HAMP domain-containing protein produces MSSSVSFRLRGIVLSLFLVLFAVIFSALSYLNEVGDSQGRHYLILAELTQLDDASKNFKQRGEYYLANAPRDYESYFRDVAVFHREMQDDIQAFEFKLQRVLNEQANQGGFIFQSIQGLFSNKRELLLKQEVSRSSEHWRLFKQKLAEALGTNKAEPRLEWGAQYIVDNADALSGQLVGMINAYRSLLAERAVQNENLAKWAIIITALSLLFGMAFMQWIVWRIGRTAAACERVANGDFGYQLEEGARDELGSMTRAFNSLSSRVSLVLGLLTKLNTARQPGEALSAFWKDSANYLNADWMGLMIQSSDGSHLVLTHQQGVATTQKWQHRRIEVMSESKLEVQVASTLNSGDVYQCDNLVAEAKGSSGSLFFRELLQNTMLRSFMVVPLVNHDKSWRAVLIVGKGAHKQFSLDQYDLLNNLAPVIGSIFANATNNRKVAIKKPERQISKQTEPA; encoded by the coding sequence ATGAGTAGCTCCGTCTCCTTCCGTTTGCGCGGTATTGTCTTAAGTCTCTTTTTAGTTCTATTTGCTGTCATTTTTTCTGCACTGAGTTACCTCAATGAAGTTGGTGACAGTCAGGGGCGCCATTATTTAATTCTCGCGGAACTGACACAATTAGATGATGCGAGTAAGAACTTCAAACAACGCGGTGAATACTATCTTGCTAATGCGCCGCGTGATTACGAAAGTTATTTTCGTGACGTTGCTGTATTTCACCGTGAAATGCAAGACGATATTCAAGCCTTTGAGTTTAAATTACAGCGCGTTTTAAATGAGCAAGCGAATCAGGGGGGATTTATTTTTCAGTCCATCCAAGGCCTATTTTCTAATAAACGAGAGTTGCTTCTTAAGCAAGAGGTTTCCCGCTCATCAGAGCATTGGCGGCTCTTTAAGCAAAAGTTAGCAGAGGCTTTAGGTACTAACAAGGCTGAGCCTCGCCTAGAGTGGGGCGCACAATATATTGTTGATAATGCAGATGCTTTAAGTGGCCAGCTTGTGGGAATGATTAATGCGTATCGCTCTCTATTGGCAGAGCGAGCGGTTCAGAATGAAAACTTAGCTAAGTGGGCCATTATTATTACGGCTCTAAGCTTATTGTTTGGCATGGCCTTTATGCAGTGGATTGTTTGGCGTATAGGTCGAACAGCGGCTGCGTGTGAACGAGTCGCTAATGGTGATTTTGGCTATCAGTTAGAGGAGGGGGCACGTGACGAACTGGGTTCAATGACTCGTGCCTTTAATTCTTTGTCATCTAGAGTGAGCTTGGTTTTGGGCTTGCTTACAAAGTTAAATACGGCTCGTCAGCCAGGTGAAGCCTTATCTGCGTTTTGGAAAGACAGTGCTAACTATTTAAATGCAGATTGGATGGGGTTGATGATTCAAAGTAGCGATGGAAGCCATTTGGTGCTTACTCACCAGCAAGGTGTAGCAACAACGCAGAAATGGCAGCACCGTCGTATTGAGGTTATGAGTGAGTCGAAATTAGAAGTGCAAGTAGCTTCAACATTAAACAGTGGTGATGTATACCAGTGCGATAACCTTGTTGCTGAAGCTAAAGGCAGTTCGGGTTCTTTGTTCTTTCGTGAGCTTCTACAAAATACGATGTTACGCTCGTTTATGGTTGTGCCTTTGGTCAATCACGACAAGAGCTGGCGTGCAGTCTTGATTGTAGGTAAAGGGGCGCATAAGCAGTTCTCTCTAGATCAGTACGATCTACTTAATAACTTGGCTCCAGTCATCGGTTCTATTTTTGCTAACGCAACCAATAACCGGAAAGTTGCAATCAAAAAACCTGAGAGGCAAATAAGCAAACAAACCGAGCCTGCCTAG
- a CDS encoding GFA family protein: MVDGTCLCGKISYKVELLPNMVFNCHCQYCRKAHGAAYATMALANKESLTLADPSSLLTEHKNTLGGFRAFCSACGSRLMNYGPEGTPYLSIVLASVDSPIDFTAVAHCNTESKASWCEPYEGVASFPGFPEGF; this comes from the coding sequence ATGGTCGATGGAACATGCTTATGTGGCAAGATTAGTTACAAGGTAGAGTTATTGCCAAATATGGTTTTTAATTGTCACTGTCAGTATTGTCGGAAGGCACATGGTGCGGCATATGCAACAATGGCGCTGGCGAATAAAGAGAGCTTAACCTTAGCCGATCCCAGCTCACTTTTGACGGAACATAAAAACACGCTTGGTGGTTTTCGCGCGTTTTGCTCTGCATGTGGTTCACGCTTAATGAATTATGGTCCTGAAGGCACGCCCTATTTATCTATAGTCTTGGCAAGTGTCGATAGCCCCATTGACTTTACAGCGGTTGCACATTGCAACACAGAATCTAAAGCCTCATGGTGTGAGCCTTATGAAGGTGTAGCTAGTTTCCCGGGTTTCCCTGAGGGCTTTTAA